A region from the Mycobacterium heidelbergense genome encodes:
- the nuoL gene encoding NADH-quinone oxidoreductase subunit L translates to MTHYTWLLVALPLAGAVVLLFGGRRTDAWGHLLGCATALAAFGVGATLLADMLGRGEADRAIHQKLFTWIPVGGLQVDLGLQIDQLSMCFVLLITGVGSLIHIYSIGYMADDPDRRRFFGYLNLFLASMLLLVVADNYVVLYVGWEGVGLASYLLIGFWYHKPSAATAAKKAFVMNRVGDAGLALGMFLMFSTFGTLSYAGVFAGAPSASRGALTAMGLLLLLGACAKSAQVPLQAWLGDAMEGPTPVSALIHAATMVTAGVYLIVRSNPLYNLAPGAQLAVVIVGAVTLLLGAFIGCAKDDIKRALAASTMSQIGYMVLAAGLGPAGYAFAIMHLLTHGFFKAGLFLGSGAVIHAMHEEQDMRRYGGLRAALPVTFATFGLGYLAIIGVPPFAGFFSKDAIIEAALGAGGVRGYALGGAALLGAGVTAFYMTRVMLMTFFGEKRWAPGSHPHEAPAVMAWPMILLAVGSVFSGGLFAIGGTLPRWLEPVVGAHEEVTHAVPGWVNTTLALGVVAVGIAVAYRMYGGRAEIPRVAPLAVSPLTTAARNDLYGDAFNEEVFMRPGAQLTQALVEVDDAGVDGSVNALAALVSRTSNRLRGLQTGFARNYALSMLAGAVLVAALILAVRAW, encoded by the coding sequence TGCCGCTGGCGGGCGCCGTCGTCCTGCTCTTCGGCGGCAGGCGCACCGACGCGTGGGGGCACCTGCTGGGCTGCGCCACCGCCCTCGCGGCGTTCGGGGTGGGGGCGACGCTGCTCGCCGACATGCTCGGCCGGGGCGAGGCCGACCGCGCCATCCACCAGAAGCTGTTCACCTGGATCCCCGTCGGCGGGCTCCAGGTCGACCTCGGGCTGCAGATCGACCAGCTGTCCATGTGTTTCGTGCTGCTGATCACCGGCGTCGGGTCGCTGATCCATATCTATTCGATCGGCTACATGGCCGACGACCCCGATCGCCGCCGGTTTTTCGGCTACCTCAACCTGTTTTTGGCGTCGATGCTGCTGCTGGTGGTCGCCGACAACTACGTGGTGCTCTACGTCGGCTGGGAAGGCGTCGGCCTGGCCTCCTACCTGCTGATCGGCTTCTGGTATCACAAGCCGTCGGCGGCCACGGCGGCCAAGAAGGCGTTCGTGATGAACCGGGTCGGCGACGCCGGGCTGGCCCTGGGCATGTTCCTGATGTTCAGCACCTTCGGAACCCTTTCTTACGCGGGCGTATTCGCCGGGGCGCCGTCGGCGTCGCGTGGTGCGTTGACCGCGATGGGGTTGCTGTTGCTGCTGGGCGCGTGCGCCAAGTCCGCGCAGGTCCCGCTGCAGGCCTGGCTGGGTGACGCGATGGAGGGCCCCACCCCGGTGTCCGCGCTGATCCACGCCGCCACCATGGTGACCGCCGGCGTGTACCTGATCGTGCGGTCCAACCCGCTGTACAACCTGGCGCCCGGCGCGCAGCTGGCCGTGGTCATCGTCGGCGCCGTCACCCTGCTGCTCGGGGCGTTCATCGGCTGCGCCAAGGACGACATCAAGCGCGCGCTGGCGGCGTCGACGATGAGCCAGATCGGCTACATGGTGCTGGCCGCCGGCCTGGGCCCGGCCGGCTACGCGTTCGCGATCATGCACCTGCTCACCCACGGCTTCTTCAAGGCCGGCCTGTTCCTCGGCTCCGGCGCGGTGATCCACGCCATGCACGAGGAGCAGGACATGCGCCGCTACGGCGGCCTGCGCGCCGCCCTGCCGGTCACCTTCGCCACGTTCGGACTGGGATACCTGGCGATCATCGGCGTGCCGCCGTTCGCGGGCTTCTTCTCCAAGGACGCCATCATCGAGGCGGCGCTGGGCGCCGGCGGCGTCCGGGGCTACGCGCTGGGCGGGGCCGCGCTGCTGGGCGCCGGCGTCACCGCGTTCTACATGACGCGGGTCATGCTGATGACGTTCTTCGGCGAAAAGCGTTGGGCGCCGGGCAGTCATCCGCACGAGGCGCCGGCCGTGATGGCGTGGCCGATGATCCTGCTCGCCGTCGGCTCGGTGTTCTCCGGCGGCCTGTTCGCCATCGGCGGCACCCTGCCGCGCTGGCTCGAACCGGTCGTCGGGGCCCACGAGGAGGTGACCCACGCGGTCCCCGGCTGGGTCAACACCACCCTGGCGCTGGGGGTCGTCGCCGTCGGCATCGCGGTGGCCTACCGGATGTACGGCGGCAGGGCGGAGATCCCCAGGGTGGCCCCGCTCGCGGTCTCGCCGCTCACGACGGCCGCGCGCAACGACCTGTACGGCGATGCCTTCAACGAGGAGGTGTTCATGCGCCCCGGCGCGCAACTGACCCAGGCGCTGGTCGAAGTCGACGACGCGGGGGTCGACGGTTCGGTCAACGCGCTGGCGGCAC